TGTACGGCCTTCCAAACAGGTCAAATGACAATGTGGATGACATCCTTGATGACCTGACCAGTGGAAAGGAGCCAGGTGCCCTCATGCTTGACTTTGACAAGCTTGGAGAACTGGCACCACGCCTTGTCCAAAAGATGGCAGTCATACGCGACGAAAAAGGCATAAGGGGACTCCCGACCGAAGAGGAGTTCAAAGAACTTACGTCGAGATGTGTTCACTGTCTGGCATGTGAACTTGCCTGCCCGATCAACCTGCCCATAAGCGATGCAATGACCGCTGCAGAGAATGGAGACCTGAACCCATTTGAGGCACTCCGCGACAAATGTATAGGATGTGGTAGATGCGATCATTCATGCCCGAAGGACATTCCTGTACTGAATGTAATAGAGAAGGCGGCACAGAAGGTCATACGGGAAGAGATAGGAAAGGTAAGGGTAGGAAGAGGTCAGATCAGTGACCCCGAGATCCGGGAAGAGGGTGTCAACCTTGTACTTGGAACTACACCTGGCATTATTGCAATAGTAGGATGCTCGAACTATCCGGACGGGACCAAGGATGTGTACGATATAGCAGATGAGATGCTTAAGAGGAATTACATTGTTCTGGTCTCAGGATGTTCGGGAATGGATGTTGGTATGTACAAGGATGAGGAAGGTCAGACACTCTATGAGAAGTATCCGGCAAAGTTCCTCAAAGGCAATCTGATCAACATGGGTTCCTGTGTGTCCAACTCCCATATCACGGCAACTGCGATCAAAGTTGCAGCAATATTTGCACAGAGGGACATCACCGGCAACTACGAAGAAATCGCAGACTACATTCTGAACCGTGTGGGTGCGGTCGGAATTGCCTGGGGCGCCTATTCGCAGAAAGCCCTGTCTATAGGAACAGGATGCAACAGACTGGGAATACCTGTAGTGCTCGGACCCCACGGCTCGAAGTTCCGCAGGGCGATAATCGGAAAACCATATGATAAGGACAAATGGAAGGTATACGATGCACGTAATGGCGAAGTGATGCCAATACCACCTGCACCTGAATACCTTATCACCACGGCGGAGACCATTGAAGAACTGATGCCAATGCTTGCCAAGAGCTGCATACGTCCGAGTGACAACAATATGGGAAGGATGATCAAGCTCACCCATTACATTGAGCTCAGCCAGAAATATCTTGGAATAATGCCCGATGACTGGCACACTTTTGTCAGGACTGAGACAGACCTGCCTCTTGCAAAGCGCGAGGAACTTCTCAATATACTTGAGAAGGAACATGGATGGGAGATTGACTGGGACAAGAAGAAGATCCTCTCAGGACCGTCCATGAAACTTGATGTTTCAGCCCAGCCGACCAATCTGAAAAGACTTTGTAAGGAAGCATGATATCCGGCCTGGTATCTTTGGTCCAGTCACAGAGAATATCCAGTGAACCACAAACTCGGGTCCAAAGGACTTAGAGCCAAAACGGCCAACTGTAGTTGCAAAAATGATTCAAAAGCAAAGGGAACACTTCCAGGAGCGAGGTACCAATAAACTATAGTATATAATAAAAAAATGGGCATTTCATCCGAATGTTTTGCCCATTTTTAAGTTACTTTATTTGAGAAGTTTCAGTGCATCCCTGCATGCAGCTACTGCAGGAGCTCCGGATGTTATGGAGATCACTTCCAGCGTTTCCATAATCTCTTCTTTGGTGGCACCATTTTGAAGAGCACTCTTCATTTGAACCACAGTACACCTTTCACATTGTTTAGATGCAACGACGGCAAGTGCCATTAGGATCTTGTATTTTGCAGGCAAGGCACCATCTGATAGGATCTTCTGGTTGCAACGATTATATTTCCTTAGGAAATGTGGATCCAGCTCTCCAAGGGTCTCAAGAATATGAGGTGTGAAACCCAGTTTATCACTCATGCTATCCAGCAATTCTTCATGTTCAAGTTCTTCGTGTTCAGACATTATATACCCCCATAAATTATTACATAAAAACTCGGTTTGAATGTTATTTATTTTTTTCTACAGATGAGGAAAACTTGTCGAAAAGTTTCATCATTTCAATCATCCCCACCATTCAACATAACTATTGATCAAGAATCCCACATACACCGGACAATGCACCCGAGCAGCCCATAATTGTTCTTTTTAAAATCATTTAAACCTGCCAAGATCTTTTAGTCATCTCTGTCCTGGGAAGTATACGAAATCAGAAAATGCAAAGTGCCAATAAAAACAGGAAATAACTTTATAGAAATTGCATCTTAATATTATTGGAGGTACCTGATGAAACGTCGGACGACAGCAATATCCTTTGTACTTTTTGTTTCTGCAATAATAGTCTTCATACTTTTACAGGAAAAGGATATGCCATTAAGGATGGTCGACAGGGCAACAGGACTATTTGCTTATCTGTTCATCTTTTTAGCAATACTATCTTCTGAATACATGATGCAGATGATGAAAATTTTTGGAACAGGATTTATCACCATACACCATCTTCTCGCCAGAACAGGGATTTCCCTCATGGTCATACATCCCATTGCATTCGCATTTGAAGAAAAAAGTATCTCAGTATTTTTACCGGTATTATATCCACTAAAGGATTTTCTGGAACTTGCAGGCAGACCGGCATTTTACCTTATATTAATAGCAGTAGCAGCGGCCGTATACAGGAAGCATATTATCAAAAAATGGAAGAACTTCCATTATTTGAACTACCTTGCTTTCATAATGATCTTCATACACGCATGGTTAATTGGAACAGATCTTCAATATACAATAATGAAAATACTCTGGATATCCATGGCGCTGATAGTTTTCGGAGTTTTTGTTCATAAACATCTGATCAACTCAAGATCATAAATCGAAAGAGGTTTTACTTCCTTTATCAGAAAACAGTTTCTTAAAAGGCAATTCAAGTTGAAACCTCTTCATTGAGGATTATTACCCCACCTGATATTAATCCAACATCTACAGACATCCATATATTTACTCCATATATTCACTGGACCTTCAAAAGCTATTGAAAGTTGCCCTTTTTACTGGTTGCTACTCCACCTATAGACCCACCATTTTTGTTACTGATTTGTAGGTAGAGCAACACTACAAAAGATCATTTCTTTTGCCTGCGGTTCAAACCATACATCTGCACCTTCTTCATCTTCGCAAGATTGACAGCACGGTCCATTTCCTTCTTCTCAAGGCGCCTTGCATCGATGTAACCATTGTCGATCGCCTCACAGAGGATCTCCTAACCGATGGACGAGCGTGCCAGAACAGTGCTCCAGCCCTGCGGCGTTCCCACGCCACCAAAGGAGATGTCCGAGTTCTCTGCAGCCATATCGGTACAGAACTTGCAGGATGTAGACCTGTATTGGTCCAGTTCAGAAAGATCATAGCTCTCCAGGCCATCGGCCATACCAAATTCAAAGACACCTTTACGGATCTTCATGGACTCAATATCATTGAGGTCCATCCCTTTTGCTTGCACGAATTCCCTGATACCTTCATGCTCGAAACTATCCATACAGAAAAGCCCGAACTTCAGGACCTTTGCTCTGAGGAACAGGTGAAGGAACCCATATGGACTTGTCTGCATCTTGTGAACAGCATCAATATTGCAACTGGGCCCCACAAATGCAATGCTCCTCATACCCTGCTTGATGGCACTCATCAATGGCTCCATGGTCATGCTGTGGGAATAGATGCTTCCTGCTGACTCAAGGACCTCATCTGCGGTCGTTGCAATAAAAGGTTCAGGCCTCCAGGGATTACCTTCCGACTTCCTTGTAACGATGGCACAATCCAGAAGCCCCTCCTCAAGCCCGTATGCAAGCAGAGAAGTAACTACCCCACCGTCCTGGCCCTTAGAGTCGGGCATCCCAGACCTGGCCGCATAGCCGAACCTGAGCTTGCCCACAAGGTCCTCTTCCCTTGTAACGGTCCTTGGACACTGGTTGTAGCAGACACCACAGGCAGTGCACTTATCGATCAGTTTGGGCTGGCTGTTCACAAAGGCTATGGACTCACAGGAAGAGACGCAGGCACCGCACAATGTGCAGATACCAAGGTTTATAATCTCCTTCTTGAGCTTCCCAAAGGATATCCTCTCCTTCTCACCAATGTTGCGCTTCAGGCGTATTACGCTCTTTTCCAGCTGATCGAACTTGTTCTTGCATTCAGCAGAACAAAAATAGTACTTCTTTCCGCCATAATCCGTAACATAGGAGCTGCCCTCACTTACATGAGCTTTACAGATAGGGTCTGTCATCATTTTTATCACCACCGTAAATATGAGTGATGAAGTAGTAAAAACTCATTCGTAATAAAACAAACTTTAATTATTTTTAATTGTAATTGTTTTACGTGAGGATAATAATATCCATGTTCGGAAACAAATGGAATAATATTAAAAAGTAAAAAGGAAAAAATACAGCATTTTTCCGGATTTTCGAAATGAAATGCTGCCACCCTTTGCCTTACAATTACTTCTTTCTCATGAAACCGAAGTAGATCAATCCCGCAGATAACAGGACCAACACCGCACCTATTACATCAGAACCTGAGAAAGACGATGATGATGAAGACTCATCAGGAGTATTCTCACGAGTCATTTCATAGCCTTCAACGTAGTTGTCCTGTGAAGCAGCAGTTGCCTGATCGGTCGTAGTTCCATAACCTGTAGCATCAGTGCTTGTGGTTGTGCTATTTACCACGTTTGCCGATGGAGTGTTCGAGCTGGTCTTCCTGCTGGAGCTACTGGTTTCAGGATAACGATGTGTTGCATCCTGCATCAGTTTGTTGTACTCATCAATAGTTGCCTGGTCGACAACACCTGGTACGGACATTATACCCTGCACATACTCATCAAGCAGAGCATTTCCACAGGTATGATGACAGCATGTTACACCATTCTCGACAACTGATTCAATATACTCCCTAACCAGAGTCTGGATTACCTCATCGGATGCGTCCCAGTAATCCTTTCTTGTTGTCTCAAGCATGCGGGCTAGCTGGGACTGATATTGATAGGGGTTCTCTGCGTAGAACTCGTCCAGACCAAGATCATACTTATCCAGAACATATGCCTCATACATCATGTTCCAGTCATCGTCCGTAACCATGTCCGGGCATGTAGCATCCCATCCCCACATGTACTCCGTGAATTTCATGAATTCCCTTGCACCGGCATAATCGAATTCCATCATTCCAGTCATCCATGAAGGATTGAGATACCTGGCACGCAATTCATTCCTGAAAGCCTCTTCAAGTGTTGTGTACTGAGGATTGTCAACATCCTTGAAGTCGGCTATATACATATCAGGAGTTTCCCCTGTAAGGGATCTGACAGCAAGTCCAAGACCTCCGAGATACGAGTAGAAATCATCGTTGTCGATGAGTCCGTATAGGTTCGAGGTATCACTGTGCATAGCCACATCAACATCTTCGAGGTTCATTTTGAACACATCTTCGTAGTTTTCTCCCCATGAATCTGCTCCATAGATATTGGACATTCTGGAGATGTAGAGATCCGCCATCTTGCTTTCATCATCCCATGTGTCACTGGCAGCAACTGTTTCCGAAATTCCCGTACCATAAGAGCCAGGTGGTTCACTGAAGATCCTTGACCTGGAGATGTATTCTGCAGTCTCATTATCATAGCCCATGGCTATAAGTTCAGCCTCCATCTCAAGAGAATTCCTTCTGACGAAGTTGAAGTCTTCGCTCTCATTAAGGTCTGCAACTATACGGACAGCTTCATCCATCCATTCAAGCTGAAGTGGGAATGTGTCGCGGTATAGACCTGACGGAAGGACGAGTACATCAATCCTTGGATGTGTCATATTCTCTTCTGGGATCACATTGAAACCTGTGATCCTTCCACTGCTCCTTTCAAGCTCTACACCTATAAGAGCGTAGATCTGCGCTTCCATGAGTCCTTTGTGACGCATTGTTTCAACTGACCACAGGATAAAGGCCTGTTTGTCTGGATATACACCATTTACTGCATAGTAATCTGCTACCCACTGATCAATAAGGACTTTTCCAAGAGCCTCTGTTTCAGCATCAGGGAATTTTCTCTGGTCAAAACTGTAGAAGTTCCTTCCGGTTGGCAATGCTTCAGGATTGCGTATTGGGTCGTTTCCAGGTCCAGGTTCAATATACTCTGCATTGAGTGCACGCAATGTCTGGTCGATCTCACGAGTGGTCTGCGCCAGCTGACCTGAATAATACAATGCCTGATCGAGATCTGCAGTAACATTGGCATCAGTAAGATTAAGTACCTCAAGCTGAGCTGCTGACACATTTGTTCCGTTGATCAAAGTGGCATTCAGAAGATCAGCTGCACATGTATTAGCTGCATTCTCCCAATCCTCCTCGTCTCCGGTATCTTTGGGGATCACACTATAGATGTGATCAATGAAATCACTACGAAGCATCGACTTGACCATTGATACAAGTTTCTCGTTCTCAGGAGCAACACCAAAGATGTGGAGTCCGTAAGGCATGAGTGTTGTCTGCAGTTTATGCAGGTAGTCATGGAGAACTGAATCAAGGAATGTTTCGAATTCCTCGTCAGTCATGGCATTCAATTCATCACATGTAACATTGAGGTCGTTCACCAGACATAGCGAGTCATATAATTCAATGGTACTGTTACGGTAGAGTGCCATCTTTGCAGTATCATTGATACTCTTTGCATCTTCGTAATTGTGTATCTTCTCATGCATTATTGACAAGTTACCATAAAGTCCTGCTTCCACTATCGGTGGTGTCAGGTGGTCTATGATAACTGCATTGCCTCTACGCTTTGCCTGTGTACCTTCTCCGACATTATCCATGATGTAAGGATAGATCACAGGAGTTTCAGCAACCATTATTGAAGGATAGTCATATCTCCAGAGTCCAACTTCCTTTCCAGGCAACCATTCCTGTGTACCATGAGTACCGAAATGGATCATTGCATCTGCATCATAGACATTGTTGATCCAGAAGTATGTTGCAAGATACTGGTGTGTTGGCGGAAGTTCCTTGTCATGATAGAGGATACTCTCATCTGAAAGAGTACCTCTGGTAGGCTGTGGTATGAAATTGACATTACCAAGCTGTACTGTAGGGATCACAAAGTTCCCATCATACACCATTATATCGCCAGGGGCAGTTCCCCATTTACTTTCAACATCCTGTCTTACAGATTCAGGAAGAGTGTTATACCAGGCGAGATAATCCTCCACAGGAACAAGGGTCACATTGCCGGAATTGACAACCTTCTCAAGTTCTCCGGGAGCCCAGGAACCAACGTTCCTGCTTTCAATGAACAGGTCGATGAACTCACTGGCATTTGGAATTGTACCATTACCAATATCGTAACCATCTGCCCTCATTTGTTCAAGAAGCAATGTGAAACTTGAACCGATATCCAGATAGCTGGCACCAATGTTGTTCTTACCACCTTCATGGTTGTAGTATATGATGCTTACCTTTTTGTCAGAATTGTCTGTTTTACCCAACTCTGCCCATGCGATGGCCCTGTCACTGATCCACTCGACCTGCTCCATTATTGGTTCGTAATATGACTGGCCGGTCATCGGATCTTTAACAATACCAGCCACCCATATGTAATCCGTACATCCTTCTATCTCAGGGTATGCAACCTGATAATAGAGAGATGTTGGGCTTAATCCATGTGTGCTATTGTAGTATTCTGACGGTGACTGGTAATAATCATAGATTCCCTTTACTACCGGAATGTTATATCCGGTGAGATACTCCTGACCTTCAACCAGATCGAAATTTATGTAGAATCCTTTCAGGGAGATCATTGAATCAACTAATACAACTTCATCCTTCGAGTAATATTCAGCCGCCCTGTTTCCATCGTCATCATCCATAAAAGCAAGACCAGTTGCATAGATCACATTACAACCCTTTGATTCAATGTATCTTATCAGAGCATCGTCCGCTGTAAAAGCGAGAGTATTAGACTGAAGTGCATAATTCACAATTCCTATAGTTGGTGCATTTGAATCGTAAACATGTCCACCATCTATCCGATTTGAATACCATTCAAGATAATCTGTACTATCCTCAAAAATCCTTGGAAATGCATCCGGATGATAAATACCATTTTTTGGAATAGGAGGTTCGGTTACCGGCCCATATTCAATATAGGCATCTTCAAAATTTGATCCGATGTAGCGAATCCATCTTTCCATATTGACAATTCCACTGTTCGTGAAATAATCGACCATGACGCTATGAGGCAGACTATCCATATCAATTGTTCCGACTCCTGTAGCTAATTCACCCATTCCAAAGACACCTATTTCTGTACCACTATTTTGGGCATCAATTAGAGCATCCTTGAAAAGAGGGATCTGGTCAGCACCTACCATGTAGAGTATAATTACATCCTGATCGGAAAAATCACTGACACTAGTAGCTTCTTCCCCATTCATCAGTGTAACATTGAAACGTTCTGCTACAACTTCCCTATCAGTAAGAACCTGATTAAGATAGTACAGATTTGTTTCTGCATTTAGTATGAAAGTTATATTCACTTTTGGAAGCAACACCTGCGGTTCATCTATTGTTTCATGTTCCCATACATCCGCAAACTGCTGACCCATGAACATGAGCATATTCTCCATGTTTGTTTGGCCACCCTGAACCCAGTATCTTTCAATATCGGTATATTCGTCCGAGTATAGGTCAAGGTTAGACGGGGAAACGTTTGAAGCTAAATCATAACATATAACCTTCGAACCAAGCTCTTTGCTAACTTTGATACTTGTTGTCCAGTTTGCAATTGAGTTTTCATCCTGAGATTCAAGGAAAATCAACCCAAATTCTGAAAAGTCATAATCATCAGGCACAGTATCATTTTTTGTGAAAATAGTTATATTCAATTCTGTCGAGATGTTAGAATCTTGTGCGGCATTGATCAGTGAAACTTCATTATAATCCGTACCAAGAACAAATAAAATTTCATTGTAATCAACATTTACATTATCCCAGAAATTGATTATTGGATGATTACTGTATTCTGTTGCAAGGTAAATTAGAAGGTCTTCTGCGCTATCAATCCCCTCAACTGTTACATCCATGTTGCTGTAATAGTTGTATACCTGGTCATCAGCACTACCATTTGAAATATGATCAAAATAGGAAGGAGTACTTGTATTCGCCTTCACGCTTAACAAAGAGGTACCATTATCATGGACTGCTTGCAGAGTCTCGTTTATGCTAAATCCGGTTGTATCACTTGTTGTATTGTAAACTTTAGAACCAACCATCTCAAATAAAATTACATCCTGAGATGCTAAAAGACCATTATCTGCAGCTTCAACCAATTGATCACTTGCATACCAGGTTGCATTATATGCAGGAATGGCATTATATTCTATAAATTGACTATGATCGTTTGTCAACTTTGCAGTCTCTAAAGCATCACTCTCTTGATAATAAACGTAAGTAATTCTCAGAGGTGTCAATAATCTTGTAATTGTAGGATCATTGCCATAATCCTTTGCAAGACATATGAGGAGATCTTCTGCATTTCCAAGACCTTCACCTTCAGTACCCATATTGCTATAATAGTTATATACTGCATCATCAGCACTGCCATTAGAGATATGGTCAAAATAGGAAGGAGTACTTGTACTAGCCTTCACGCTTAACAAAGAAGTACCATTGTCATGGGCTGCTTGCAGAGTCTCATTTATGTTCAGTCCAGTTGTATCACTTACTGTGTTGTAGACTTTTGAACCGACCATCTCAAATAAAATTACATCCTGAGATGATAAAAAACCATTATCTGCAGCCTCAATCAATTGATCACTTGCATACCAGCTTTCATTGAATGCCGGAATTGCAGTGTAACCTATAAATTGCCGGTACTCATTAGTAAGTTCTGCCATTTCCAGAGCATCACTTTCTTCGTAGTACACATAAGTAATGTTAACCATTGGTTCTTCAGCTGATACCACTGGCGAAGCTGCCAGCAAAATCAAAACACTTAAAAGTAATGTTTGACGTATTATATTTCGCATATTATCCACCCGATAATGTGTAAGACACCCCGGAACTTTGCTTGGCGGCTGTCCGGGGTGTATCCAACTTTCATTATCCACACATTTTCATTTCATTCTAATTTTCTTAATTTTCAGTACCACACACTCTTGAAAGGATCAGGTACTCGTTTCGTTCCCGGAATCGGGAACATAAACGACACGACCATCGGCCAGCTGGTAAGCTGTACCCAGTGCTTCACCGGTGCCCCCACCGATCTGCTCTGTCATGTTCAGGACTTCGATGTCCTGCCCTTCCTTAACTATGATCTTCATGTTTTCCTGACCAGGATTCTTTACGATGGTTATATCCTCAGTCGGACTGAGCAGCTCAGGTAACTGGTAAGACATCACAAGCGCGATCAACAGAGCCACAGAGAATACCATGGCAACATCGAAGAGGTTGGCCACTCCGGTCAGAGGGTTCTGGTCTTCTTCCTCGTAGAGGATTCCCGTCCGATGATACCGTTTCCGCCTCATTCTCCAATCCCCATGGAATCAACAAGATAGTCGATATCTGCCATGTCCTGCCAGTACCACCTTTTTCTGACCAGTGTAAGTACGTACCCCACGATACCTGCAAAAAGGCCAAGTACGGTTGTTGCAAACGCAATCATCAGGTTGTTGGCAAGCTGGAGGATATCACCCTGTGCAAGACCGATGAGTGCGGGACCCAGTGGAATTAAAGTTCCCATCAGTCCGAGCATAGGGGCTACTGTGGACATTATCTTTGTTTGCTCCAGACGCTTTGTCATCCTTACCTCATACTCCTCTGACAACCAGTCGATGGAAGAGATTGCATTATTTTTCAGGTGCTCTGCAGCATCATGTGCAAATGATGTGACAAGCTGGTTCTGGTCAATTTTCAGAAGATGTGATGCAGCATCGTCGTAGGAGGAATTCTTAACATTCTCCTGAACGCTTCGGCCTATATGTTCCAGTTCTTTGACGTTTCGGTGACGTTTTGCATATTCAGAAATGAACTCACCGATCAAACCAAGCGATAACGCAATTGTCAGGATCAAAAGTATTACCACAGGATACAGCATAGCAGATGCAGCGGTATACATGATCTGGAACAAAGAAGAATCAATACCCATATTTAGTTACTCCTTATTTTTTCAAGAACAAATCCACCTGCAATGAATATTGCAAAGACCACAAATGGAAGGATCTCCACAGGCGGTGCATGATATGCAGGGATGTTCATCTGTTTTGTTTTAATGTAAGCAGGCACCAGGATAGCACCCATGAGGTAGTAGATACCAAGGATCATCATGATGTTACCAAGAGTCTCAGGTGTCTTGTTCAGCTTCTTGCATAAAAATGAGGTTGCAACCACAGAAACAAAGAACACAACACCCACGAGGAATCCGATCCAGAGCCCACTCATCTCAAGGGATGTTGCCAGAAGCATACAGGAGATGAAGAGCGCTGTCAGGCAGACCGGACAGGGCAGGGAGATCACGAGGAATGTGCGATGGGAAACATCGCAGCCACAGTTCCACTGCTTCTGGGTATAGATACCTGCTCCGATGAGCAGCAAAGCAACCAGAACGTGCAGGGACATCCCCATGCTCGCAATGAGGTCAAGGTTTGACTGGTCAACATAGCCTATGAGGCTGCCGATGATTATTGACAGGATGAAATAGCTTCCTGCAAGTGCAAGGATCTGTTTTGTGCTTCGGTTGGAAAAACCACATCCAATTCCGGTCTTAACACCAAATAAAAGAATGGCTATCAGTATTCCCACAACAGTGAGAAGTACCATATTCATTCTCAAGCACCTCTTGCAGATCTTAAACTTTTGTTTAAAATGTATGTTATTAGCAACACTTCTACCACCCAAATTAATAGTTTTTTAAACCATATTCATTCAGATATGATTTTTATTGAATTAGACAAGTGTAATTGAATGAGATAGATGATACCATTCTGATATATAAAGATGTTTTTTTGAATGATATATGTATTACATTTAGATAATTTTGTATCTTCTATGCCATACATATATTAGCTTTTATGATAGTTTTTGTTTGCAAATAGTAACAACTATACAAAACAATAAATTTAAAATCAAGAAGCTGCGATTCATCTGGATAAAACATCCAGAAATCCACCATCTGATGAATATGAAAACATAGAAATGGAATTAAAATATTAATTATATACAGCATATACAATTAATTATACAGGATAGAGTTTTAATTATACATATTCTTAAAAATAAAAATATAAATAACACTAAATTCGTGTCAAACAATATAGAAACCCATATACAATATCAAAATACTTATCACACATTATAAGGTTAGAAATGTTGATTCCAATGAAAAAAACAATATTACTTGTTATACTTGCATGCATTGTCCTAATCAGTGGTTGTGCGGGCAATTCCGGGGATCAGGAAGATACAATGGTAAAAGAAGGAGATTATATCACTGTCAATTACATTGGCCAGCTTGAAGACGGAACTATCTTTGATACATCACTGGAAGAAGTCGCAAAGGAAGCCGGACAGTATAATTCTGCAAGGGAATACAGCCCGCTCGGATTCACTGTTGGTGCAGGCCAGATGATCAAAGGGTTCGACAATGGCGTAGTTGGAATGGAGATCGGAGAA
This genomic stretch from Methanococcoides sp. LMO-2 harbors:
- a CDS encoding ferric reductase, which encodes MKRRTTAISFVLFVSAIIVFILLQEKDMPLRMVDRATGLFAYLFIFLAILSSEYMMQMMKIFGTGFITIHHLLARTGISLMVIHPIAFAFEEKSISVFLPVLYPLKDFLELAGRPAFYLILIAVAAAVYRKHIIKKWKNFHYLNYLAFIMIFIHAWLIGTDLQYTIMKILWISMALIVFGVFVHKHLINSRS
- a CDS encoding carboxymuconolactone decarboxylase family protein; the encoded protein is MSEHEELEHEELLDSMSDKLGFTPHILETLGELDPHFLRKYNRCNQKILSDGALPAKYKILMALAVVASKQCERCTVVQMKSALQNGATKEEIMETLEVISITSGAPAVAACRDALKLLK
- the cdhA gene encoding CO dehydrogenase/acetyl-CoA synthase complex subunit alpha, whose protein sequence is MTKLTTGKISIEDLENVQINISNIVGAIEKEIEEKGEGGPTPKPGIEELRDWDFKLLDRYEPVYTPTSDQCSYCTFGPCDLTGNKEGACGINLEGQTSREFLLSTIIGAAAHSAHGRHLLHYLIEKFGRDHPIEVGPSNIKAPNTQTVTGHKPETIGDLEEVLQYVEEQLTQLMATIHMGQEGESIDFESKALHAGMLDHVGMEVSDIAQISCLEFPKSDPETPLAEIGMGCIDSTKPVLIVIGHNMAGVSNIIDYMEEHDLLDEIELGGLCCTALDMTRYKTEGGNAPKAKIVSTLAKQLKMIRSGVPDAIVVDEQCVRADVLREAQKLMIPVITTNAKIMYGLPNRSNDNVDDILDDLTSGKEPGALMLDFDKLGELAPRLVQKMAVIRDEKGIRGLPTEEEFKELTSRCVHCLACELACPINLPISDAMTAAENGDLNPFEALRDKCIGCGRCDHSCPKDIPVLNVIEKAAQKVIREEIGKVRVGRGQISDPEIREEGVNLVLGTTPGIIAIVGCSNYPDGTKDVYDIADEMLKRNYIVLVSGCSGMDVGMYKDEEGQTLYEKYPAKFLKGNLINMGSCVSNSHITATAIKVAAIFAQRDITGNYEEIADYILNRVGAVGIAWGAYSQKALSIGTGCNRLGIPVVLGPHGSKFRRAIIGKPYDKDKWKVYDARNGEVMPIPPAPEYLITTAETIEELMPMLAKSCIRPSDNNMGRMIKLTHYIELSQKYLGIMPDDWHTFVRTETDLPLAKREELLNILEKEHGWEIDWDKKKILSGPSMKLDVSAQPTNLKRLCKEA
- a CDS encoding Coenzyme F420 hydrogenase/dehydrogenase, beta subunit C-terminal domain produces the protein MMTDPICKAHVSEGSSYVTDYGGKKYYFCSAECKNKFDQLEKSVIRLKRNIGEKERISFGKLKKEIINLGICTLCGACVSSCESIAFVNSQPKLIDKCTACGVCYNQCPRTVTREEDLVGKLRFGYAARSGMPDSKGQDGGVVTSLLAYGLEEGLLDCAIVTRKSEGNPWRPEPFIATTADEVLESAGSIYSHSMTMEPLMSAIKQGMRSIAFVGPSCNIDAVHKMQTSPYGFLHLFLRAKVLKFGLFCMDSFEHEGIREFVQAKGMDLNDIESMKIRKGVFEFGMADGLESYDLSELDQYRSTSCKFCTDMAAENSDISFGGVGTPQGWSTVLARSSIG